The following coding sequences are from one Paenibacillus sp. JDR-2 window:
- a CDS encoding VOC family protein, with protein MIDSIFETHLQVTDLDRSIKFYTKLGLTLALHKPERRSAFFYVGERRDLLALKELPKGQKLQPRHFAFGVRIDELLTASDWLIERGIYPLPGFGKKEAPPEPFVHAWMPAASVYFNDHDGNELEFMAWLDDEPRNLNYVPYLSEWNEIKEKK; from the coding sequence ATGATTGATTCCATCTTCGAAACCCATTTGCAGGTGACGGATTTAGACCGTTCCATCAAGTTCTATACGAAACTGGGACTAACCCTTGCGTTACATAAGCCCGAGCGAAGGTCAGCCTTTTTCTATGTGGGAGAACGCAGAGACCTGCTTGCGTTAAAGGAGCTGCCCAAAGGACAGAAGCTTCAGCCGCGTCACTTCGCTTTTGGCGTTCGCATTGATGAGCTGCTCACGGCTTCAGACTGGCTGATAGAACGGGGAATCTACCCGCTTCCGGGCTTTGGCAAAAAAGAAGCTCCTCCGGAGCCTTTCGTCCATGCGTGGATGCCGGCTGCCAGCGTCTACTTCAACGACCATGACGGCAATGAGCTCGAATTTATGGCATGGCTGGACGATGAGCCGCGGAACCTTAACTATGTTCCTTACTTAAGCGAGTGGAATGAAATCAAAGAAAAAAAATAA
- a CDS encoding PH domain-containing protein — translation MIFAPKRDLWLSVTIWVTVGILAFSAISPFVIDGAGVFETILVLALCIPTAVFMLWIWLGVSYELTGSDLLVRMGPIRTVVPLASIRKIKQVRSITASTATSADRLEIHYKAYDMIYISPLDREAFLAELKQRCPRLKLE, via the coding sequence GTGATTTTTGCTCCAAAAAGGGATTTATGGCTGTCGGTTACGATCTGGGTTACGGTGGGCATTCTGGCTTTCTCGGCAATCTCTCCGTTTGTCATTGACGGAGCAGGCGTTTTTGAGACCATCCTTGTTCTTGCCTTATGTATTCCTACCGCCGTATTTATGCTATGGATATGGCTTGGCGTATCCTATGAGCTGACGGGCTCCGACCTGCTTGTCAGAATGGGGCCGATCCGAACCGTTGTCCCTCTTGCCAGCATCCGCAAAATCAAGCAAGTCCGCTCGATTACAGCCAGTACGGCTACTTCGGCGGATAGACTGGAAATCCACTACAAAGCTTATGATATGATCTATATTTCTCCGCTTGACCGGGAGGCCTTCCTTGCCGAACTGAAGCAAAGATGCCCTCGGCTGAAGCTGGAATAA
- the pgsA gene encoding CDP-diacylglycerol--glycerol-3-phosphate 3-phosphatidyltransferase has protein sequence MNTANKITLARIGLIPLFILLFPIYPDWLVAHSEFLQHLNHYGKYYAALVFVLASATDKLDGHIARKYNQITNLGKLLDPLADKLLISAALILMVSQHMIASWIAVGIIAREIVVTGIRLVASAQQIAMQADRYGKLKMAAQVIAITVVLLNFRSVGLLIPIDQLLMLAAFILTVLSGYNYIKKNIHLLNT, from the coding sequence ATGAATACGGCCAATAAAATTACGCTCGCCCGGATCGGACTGATTCCGCTGTTTATTCTGCTGTTTCCGATCTATCCTGACTGGCTTGTTGCGCATTCCGAATTTCTGCAGCATTTGAATCATTACGGCAAATACTATGCGGCCCTTGTCTTTGTATTGGCGTCCGCGACCGATAAGCTGGACGGTCATATCGCCAGAAAATACAACCAGATTACAAACCTAGGCAAGCTGCTTGATCCCCTGGCGGATAAGCTGCTTATCTCGGCGGCATTGATTCTGATGGTAAGCCAACACATGATCGCCTCATGGATTGCAGTCGGTATCATTGCACGGGAAATTGTTGTGACAGGCATACGATTGGTTGCTTCCGCTCAACAAATCGCCATGCAGGCAGACCGATATGGCAAACTCAAAATGGCAGCTCAGGTCATCGCGATTACCGTCGTTCTGTTAAACTTCAGGTCAGTAGGGCTTCTTATTCCGATTGACCAGCTGCTCATGCTCGCGGCATTCATTCTAACCGTATTATCCGGTTACAACTACATAAAGAAAAACATACATCTATTAAACACTTGA
- a CDS encoding response regulator transcription factor, producing the protein MRVLVAEDQGMLRGALSALLDLEEDIEVVGQAEDGEQALEMIRSLKPDICVMDIEMPKLTGLDVAERLRADKHSCLVVILTTFSRSGYFQRAMKAGVKGFLLKDSPIDELSAALRNVYAGKRAISPELALSFWEAENPLTEREREVLRLAREGLPAGEIASRLFLSAGTVRNYLSEAIQKLDAKNRIDAIGIAEKNGWLD; encoded by the coding sequence ATGAGAGTACTTGTAGCCGAGGATCAGGGAATGCTGCGCGGAGCGCTTAGCGCCCTGCTTGATTTGGAAGAAGATATCGAGGTCGTCGGACAAGCGGAGGATGGAGAACAGGCGTTAGAAATGATTCGCAGCCTGAAGCCGGATATCTGCGTGATGGATATCGAGATGCCCAAGCTGACCGGACTTGATGTTGCGGAACGCTTGCGTGCGGATAAGCATTCTTGCCTGGTCGTCATTCTGACAACCTTCTCCCGCTCCGGATACTTCCAGCGGGCCATGAAGGCCGGGGTGAAGGGCTTCCTGCTTAAGGATTCTCCGATCGATGAGCTGTCCGCGGCGCTTCGCAACGTCTATGCGGGAAAGCGGGCGATTAGTCCGGAGCTTGCTTTGTCGTTCTGGGAAGCGGAGAATCCGCTCACCGAACGGGAGCGGGAGGTGCTCCGTCTGGCGCGCGAAGGTCTGCCTGCCGGCGAAATTGCCTCCCGGCTGTTTCTGTCAGCGGGTACCGTGCGTAACTACTTGTCCGAAGCCATTCAGAAGCTCGACGCCAAGAACCGGATTGACGCGATCGGAATCGCGGAGAAAAACGGCTGGCTGGATTAG
- a CDS encoding GNAT family N-acetyltransferase, whose amino-acid sequence MERSCRDEYCSAGRQAERGEEFPFVVFDKQLNRIVGTTRFLRIAPSHRNLNIGWTWYSPEVWRTAVNTECKYLLLKHAFEQWGAVRVELITTTSHHRSQRAIERLGATREGVLRRKYNGMDYVVFSIISEEWLPVKERLEKLLNREVKP is encoded by the coding sequence ATGGAAAGGAGCTGCCGCGATGAATATTGCAGCGCTGGAAGGCAAGCGGAACGGGGTGAAGAGTTTCCGTTCGTTGTCTTTGATAAACAGCTAAACCGGATTGTCGGGACAACGAGATTTCTCCGTATCGCCCCGTCCCACCGCAACCTGAATATCGGCTGGACCTGGTATTCGCCCGAGGTCTGGCGGACAGCCGTTAATACCGAATGCAAATATTTGCTCCTGAAGCATGCTTTCGAGCAGTGGGGGGCCGTCCGGGTTGAGCTTATCACAACAACCTCGCATCATCGCTCCCAGAGGGCGATAGAACGGCTAGGAGCAACGCGCGAAGGCGTGCTCCGCAGGAAATACAACGGTATGGATTATGTTGTATTTAGCATTATTTCGGAAGAATGGCTTCCGGTGAAGGAACGTCTGGAGAAGCTTTTGAACAGGGAGGTAAAGCCGTGA
- a CDS encoding GNAT family N-acetyltransferase yields the protein MERMIVQVAHDNKDLHELIRKLDEDLAERYSNPDEVFAVDFSDPKVRDMIFMVAYNNGTPVGCGAIRPLDEAVAELKRFYVDPSYRRQGVAGAVLSALEEQAIAMNRRIMRLEAGAPQPEALRFYTSKGYYEIDRFGEYTDCESSLCYEKVL from the coding sequence ATGGAACGGATGATTGTCCAAGTTGCCCACGACAACAAAGACTTGCATGAATTAATCCGGAAGCTGGACGAGGATTTGGCAGAGCGCTACTCCAATCCGGACGAAGTTTTTGCGGTGGATTTTTCGGATCCGAAGGTGAGGGATATGATCTTTATGGTCGCTTATAACAATGGGACGCCAGTCGGCTGCGGCGCTATTCGTCCGCTGGACGAGGCAGTCGCTGAACTGAAGCGCTTCTATGTAGACCCCAGCTACCGCAGGCAGGGGGTTGCAGGCGCCGTTTTATCCGCTTTGGAGGAACAGGCGATTGCGATGAACCGCAGGATCATGCGGCTGGAAGCGGGAGCGCCGCAGCCGGAGGCCCTTCGTTTTTACACGAGCAAAGGCTATTACGAGATCGACCGCTTCGGCGAATATACCGATTGCGAATCCAGCCTCTGTTATGAGAAGGTGCTGTAA
- a CDS encoding ABC transporter ATP-binding protein has product MSYAIELDQVSKIYQGKKAVDHLSLKVEKGTVIALLGPNGAGKTTTISMILGLKQPTSGTIKLLGGSPKDIKVRNRIGAMLQDVSVIDNLKVAETIELFRNYYSNPLSLQELLRISGLEKEKDKMAASLSGGQQRRLGFALAAAGDPEIIFLDEPTVGMDVTSRQMFWDTIRSMADKGRTVVLTTHYLEEADSLADRIVVINQGKVVADGSPSQIKAETTGRVISFTAGASVTNDQLQALPGVIDVEWNGRRVKLHSRDTDRLIITLIEQRIEMKDIEIQSGGLEDAFQAIVHSTN; this is encoded by the coding sequence ATGAGTTACGCAATCGAATTGGATCAGGTCTCGAAGATCTACCAAGGCAAAAAAGCCGTGGACCATTTATCGCTGAAGGTGGAAAAAGGCACGGTGATCGCGCTGCTTGGGCCTAACGGCGCCGGCAAAACAACAACGATCTCCATGATTCTGGGGCTGAAGCAGCCAACCTCCGGAACAATCAAGCTGCTGGGCGGAAGTCCGAAGGACATCAAGGTCCGCAACCGGATTGGCGCGATGCTGCAGGATGTGAGCGTTATTGATAACTTGAAGGTAGCGGAGACCATTGAGCTGTTCCGCAATTACTACAGCAATCCGCTCTCCTTGCAGGAGCTGCTCCGGATCTCCGGTCTGGAGAAGGAAAAGGATAAAATGGCTGCGTCCCTCTCCGGCGGACAACAGCGCCGTCTAGGCTTTGCGCTTGCGGCGGCAGGCGATCCCGAAATTATTTTCCTCGATGAACCAACGGTGGGCATGGACGTCACCTCCCGCCAAATGTTCTGGGATACGATCCGTTCAATGGCGGACAAAGGCCGCACGGTTGTTCTGACAACGCATTACCTGGAAGAAGCGGACAGCCTCGCGGATCGCATTGTCGTTATCAATCAGGGTAAGGTTGTAGCGGACGGTTCGCCAAGTCAGATCAAAGCCGAAACAACGGGCCGCGTCATTTCCTTTACGGCTGGTGCTTCCGTAACGAACGATCAGCTGCAGGCGCTGCCGGGAGTTATCGACGTGGAATGGAACGGAAGACGCGTGAAGCTTCATAGCCGGGATACCGACCGGTTGATTATCACGTTGATCGAACAGCGCATTGAGATGAAAGATATCGAAATTCAAAGTGGCGGCCTTGAGGATGCATTCCAGGCCATTGTCCACTCCACGAACTAA
- a CDS encoding sensor histidine kinase, which yields MQKYLHDLRRFIMKRPPEGGPPIFFMLLWLIYILFPVMALAERPSEEQWIGFPLIVLFIASYITGHLSKAWRIWAVIIQLLVIGYFSWRYDESFMYMGFFTASLVGMLPNLRQIAIAMSGVLLLYGMEVWHYEETNGLEGLYNLLPAMLAVLLVPFVMFIGRRSRVLRAQLELANDEISRLSIQEERQRISRELHDTLGHTLTMITLKSELAEKLIAHHPDRAKQEIRDVQLTSRAALKQVRELVTGMNTVTLQDELSNAKRILAAAFITIKVQGDPASASLSPLIDNMLGMCLREAVTNVVKHSEARQCVIEWAVTPDQYRLAIRDNGVGCNLADKGPAHNGLRGMQERLNLVDGKLEFKSAKGSGSVITIIVPRVRSSSKKGDST from the coding sequence ATGCAAAAATACTTGCATGATTTACGTCGATTTATAATGAAGCGGCCCCCCGAAGGAGGGCCGCCCATTTTCTTTATGCTGTTATGGCTCATCTATATCTTATTCCCGGTCATGGCACTCGCGGAAAGACCGTCCGAGGAGCAATGGATAGGATTCCCGCTTATTGTTTTGTTTATCGCAAGCTATATCACGGGGCATTTGAGCAAAGCCTGGCGTATTTGGGCGGTTATTATTCAATTGCTCGTGATCGGGTATTTCAGTTGGCGGTATGATGAAAGCTTCATGTACATGGGCTTTTTTACGGCATCGCTTGTCGGCATGCTGCCAAACCTTCGTCAGATCGCAATTGCCATGTCCGGCGTGCTTCTGTTGTACGGGATGGAGGTCTGGCACTACGAAGAAACGAACGGCCTGGAAGGGCTCTATAATTTATTGCCTGCTATGCTTGCGGTACTGCTGGTTCCTTTTGTCATGTTTATCGGACGACGGTCCAGAGTGCTTCGTGCGCAGCTTGAGCTTGCCAATGATGAAATTTCGCGCTTATCCATTCAGGAGGAGCGGCAGCGGATTTCCCGCGAGCTTCATGATACGCTTGGCCATACCCTTACGATGATCACGCTCAAGAGCGAATTGGCCGAGAAGCTTATTGCCCATCATCCGGACCGGGCGAAGCAGGAAATAAGGGATGTTCAGCTTACCTCACGTGCGGCGCTGAAGCAGGTCCGGGAGCTGGTCACGGGGATGAATACGGTAACGCTGCAGGATGAATTGTCGAATGCCAAGCGAATTCTGGCGGCAGCTTTTATAACCATTAAGGTACAAGGCGATCCCGCTTCCGCCTCGCTAAGCCCGCTCATCGATAATATGCTGGGCATGTGCCTGCGCGAAGCCGTAACCAATGTCGTGAAGCATAGCGAAGCCCGTCAATGTGTCATTGAGTGGGCCGTGACGCCTGACCAGTATCGCTTGGCTATCCGGGATAACGGAGTTGGTTGTAACCTGGCGGATAAAGGTCCTGCGCATAACGGACTTAGAGGGATGCAGGAACGACTAAATCTGGTGGACGGCAAGCTGGAATTCAAGTCCGCGAAAGGCAGCGGCAGCGTTATTACGATTATCGTGCCTAGAGTACGCTCGTCATCGAAGAAGGGAGACTCCACATAA
- a CDS encoding ABC transporter permease — protein sequence MSQSSSMKATLAQCKAELLRTVRNRRFVIFSFIMPVVFYFIFTNTVGDNVQVGNVDWKAYYLMSMTVYGVVGASLTSYAQRLSRERSQGWLSLLKITPLPSWSYVLSKVLSQAVINLAIIIVMFVVGGVFKDVSLSASTWIACGLFIFIGGFSFMGLGTLIGSIKNADFVQVLSMICYMGLSILGGLWFPTDTMSSTMKTIAHLTPTYRLGQGAWDAVAGVSINWTGVGILVAYVVVFLAISSYIMKKQEAV from the coding sequence ATGAGTCAATCTTCAAGCATGAAGGCAACGCTTGCGCAATGCAAAGCAGAGCTGCTGCGTACCGTCCGTAACCGCCGATTCGTTATTTTCTCGTTTATTATGCCGGTTGTTTTCTACTTTATCTTTACCAATACCGTTGGCGATAATGTGCAAGTTGGCAATGTCGATTGGAAAGCCTATTATCTGATGTCGATGACGGTGTACGGCGTTGTAGGGGCAAGCCTGACCTCCTATGCGCAGCGGCTGTCGAGAGAGCGGAGCCAAGGATGGCTGTCTCTGCTAAAAATCACGCCGTTACCGTCTTGGTCTTACGTACTGTCCAAAGTATTGTCGCAAGCCGTTATTAACCTGGCTATTATCATCGTTATGTTCGTTGTTGGCGGAGTGTTTAAGGATGTTAGCCTAAGCGCATCCACTTGGATTGCTTGCGGATTGTTTATCTTTATCGGCGGGTTCTCGTTTATGGGTCTTGGCACCCTTATAGGATCGATCAAAAATGCGGATTTTGTTCAAGTTCTTTCCATGATATGCTATATGGGGCTGTCCATTCTGGGTGGTTTGTGGTTCCCGACCGATACCATGTCCAGCACCATGAAGACCATTGCTCACTTGACGCCAACCTACCGTCTTGGCCAAGGGGCTTGGGATGCGGTTGCCGGAGTGTCCATTAACTGGACCGGCGTAGGAATACTGGTTGCTTACGTGGTGGTGTTCCTTGCGATTTCGTCTTATATCATGAAAAAACAGGAAGCGGTGTAA
- a CDS encoding LysR family transcriptional regulator, with the protein MDLKELTAFQTILQEGSFAKAAAKLNYAQSTITNQIQRLEKELGFQLFDRGWEAELTPAGQIYAAEVERLIQHWHYVSDQAKAILREETGTLRIGMLEMLARQIMPEALWRFREEKPQIACQFVIGNTDLVASELRHKQLDFAICGEPPDLSGLRFEPLYEERIVFAAAKDHPLHQRDGGSLPFQELLPYPMVVGGPTCLYYLYLSRQLARFDSMPMLHSVSQISAIPGFAARPPFIGVVLASTSLPNGVLPIPVDWEEHSIPVGLLERRDSVYPSAARERLIEILKEVWFTEAY; encoded by the coding sequence ATGGATTTGAAGGAACTAACCGCTTTTCAGACGATATTGCAGGAAGGCAGCTTTGCGAAGGCGGCAGCCAAGCTGAATTACGCCCAATCCACCATTACGAACCAGATTCAGCGCCTGGAAAAAGAGCTCGGCTTCCAGCTGTTTGACCGGGGCTGGGAAGCCGAGCTCACCCCTGCCGGGCAAATCTACGCCGCGGAGGTAGAACGGCTTATTCAACATTGGCATTATGTGTCCGATCAAGCAAAAGCGATTCTGAGGGAGGAGACCGGCACCCTTCGGATTGGCATGCTGGAGATGCTTGCCCGGCAGATCATGCCGGAAGCGTTATGGCGGTTCCGGGAAGAAAAGCCGCAAATCGCCTGCCAATTCGTGATCGGCAACACCGACCTGGTGGCAAGCGAGCTTCGCCATAAACAGTTGGACTTTGCGATATGCGGCGAGCCTCCCGACCTGTCGGGTCTACGCTTCGAACCTTTGTATGAGGAGAGGATTGTTTTTGCAGCGGCCAAGGATCATCCCCTTCACCAGCGGGACGGAGGCAGTCTTCCCTTTCAAGAGCTGCTGCCCTATCCGATGGTGGTTGGGGGGCCAACCTGCCTGTACTATCTGTACTTATCGAGGCAGCTCGCCAGATTTGACAGCATGCCGATGCTCCATTCGGTCAGCCAAATCTCCGCTATTCCGGGCTTTGCGGCACGTCCGCCGTTTATCGGCGTTGTCCTTGCTTCAACCTCTCTGCCAAACGGGGTATTGCCGATTCCCGTTGACTGGGAGGAGCATTCGATCCCCGTTGGTCTGCTAGAGCGGCGGGATTCGGTTTACCCATCAGCTGCCCGCGAACGGCTTATCGAAATCCTCAAGGAGGTCTGGTTCACTGAGGCTTACTAA
- a CDS encoding sensor histidine kinase, whose protein sequence is MFQFNRMNTLRNQIFLGFVLVMLLVLASVGFFTYGQVSELLRNNAENHIQQTAVQATGKMDVLLHQMETFTMQVATNASIQNLMAKEAGGTNLTFEERQVLQHEIRKQQAYVSGVQSIELYSNGFRVLFPLTDISLYNRVPNEWIREADRAAGQLVWFGIDPNNPNQITAIRRVRLIDQSFSNAGYLLVRIDKKYFELIDTNTSSDGKEEMGLIDGSGQIIAANFSADIPQDVLQRTDGKTISMHGRLYIPIQKQLEAAAGWKVLILTPAEYAAEGVSVLRTAIIVSVMVGVLLFLILTFILSTMITSPILNLIKAMRGAKYGSLKPIPVTSSTLEINELNNTYNQMVAYLNELIEVVYEKEIIQSRTELKALQAQINPHFLFNTLEALYWALEDKDEEELSQVVVAMSGLFRYVINRADGDEWVTVADELEHAERYLKIMEMRLIDRLKWSIEGDESLRGVPIPKLLIQPLVENAISHGVEQRIGQGSVVIGIEKTERPGYIRISVTDNGPGMNFDKVQSLYAAMKQGHVHDAKGTGVGISNVDRRIRLYYGEETEGLQIQSEQGTGTRMSFEIPIEHGGEAR, encoded by the coding sequence TTGTTCCAGTTTAATCGCATGAACACATTGCGGAATCAGATTTTCCTCGGATTCGTGCTCGTTATGCTGCTCGTCCTTGCCTCGGTAGGCTTTTTTACTTACGGACAAGTATCGGAGCTGCTGCGCAATAATGCCGAAAATCATATTCAACAAACAGCCGTACAGGCGACAGGCAAAATGGACGTTCTGCTCCATCAGATGGAGACGTTCACCATGCAGGTAGCTACCAACGCATCGATTCAAAACCTGATGGCCAAGGAAGCGGGCGGCACCAACCTGACCTTCGAGGAGCGTCAGGTGCTTCAGCATGAAATCCGGAAACAACAGGCGTATGTAAGCGGCGTACAATCCATCGAATTATACTCGAATGGCTTCAGGGTATTGTTCCCTCTTACGGATATCAGCCTGTATAACCGGGTACCCAATGAATGGATCCGGGAGGCGGACCGTGCCGCAGGTCAACTGGTATGGTTCGGCATCGATCCGAACAATCCGAATCAGATTACGGCGATCCGCCGCGTACGCCTAATTGACCAGTCCTTTTCCAATGCGGGGTATTTATTGGTCCGAATAGACAAAAAATATTTTGAGCTTATCGATACCAATACATCCTCGGACGGCAAAGAGGAGATGGGGCTGATCGACGGCTCCGGCCAGATTATCGCGGCGAACTTCTCGGCGGACATTCCGCAGGACGTACTCCAGAGGACGGACGGGAAGACCATCAGCATGCATGGACGATTGTATATTCCCATTCAAAAGCAGTTAGAGGCAGCGGCAGGCTGGAAGGTACTGATCCTTACGCCGGCCGAATATGCGGCAGAAGGAGTCTCGGTGCTGCGCACGGCCATCATCGTATCGGTTATGGTTGGGGTACTGTTGTTCCTGATCTTGACCTTTATCCTGTCGACCATGATTACGAGCCCGATTCTTAATCTGATCAAGGCGATGAGAGGCGCAAAGTACGGCTCGCTGAAGCCTATACCGGTAACGTCCTCCACGCTGGAGATTAACGAGCTGAACAACACGTATAACCAGATGGTCGCCTATTTGAATGAGCTGATTGAAGTGGTGTACGAGAAGGAGATCATTCAGAGCAGAACGGAGCTGAAGGCGCTGCAGGCGCAGATCAATCCGCATTTCCTTTTCAACACGCTGGAGGCATTGTATTGGGCGCTTGAGGACAAGGATGAAGAAGAGCTGTCCCAGGTCGTTGTAGCGATGTCCGGCCTGTTCCGGTATGTGATTAACCGGGCGGACGGTGACGAATGGGTAACGGTAGCCGATGAGCTGGAGCATGCGGAGCGTTATCTGAAAATCATGGAGATGCGCTTGATTGACCGGCTGAAGTGGTCGATTGAAGGCGATGAGAGCCTCCGGGGCGTTCCTATTCCGAAGCTCCTGATCCAGCCGCTTGTCGAGAATGCGATCTCGCATGGGGTAGAGCAGAGAATCGGACAAGGCTCGGTTGTGATCGGCATAGAGAAAACCGAACGGCCGGGATATATCCGGATTTCCGTTACGGATAACGGCCCGGGCATGAACTTTGACAAGGTGCAGTCGCTGTATGCGGCGATGAAGCAGGGACATGTCCATGATGCAAAGGGAACCGGGGTTGGCATCTCCAACGTCGACCGGAGAATCAGGCTTTACTACGGGGAAGAGACGGAAGGCCTGCAGATTCAGAGCGAGCAGGGAACGGGCACAAGGATGTCCTTTGAAATACCGATTGAACATGGGGGCGAGGCAAGATGA
- a CDS encoding HD domain-containing protein gives MTITHDDKEKIIREAEEFSRSVLENDASGHDWWHIHRVVQMAKRIAREEGADPFVCTIAALLHDVADEKLNPSKEEGLRKVQDWLEANLPEEEHRAHVMDIISNMSYNGGKNPPMRTLEGKIVQDADRLDAIGAISIARAFVYAGWKGTPIHDPAIPPRGEMTAEEYRNGKSTAINHFHEKLLKLKDLVNTDAARRIAGERHRYMEQFVEQFYEEWDGNR, from the coding sequence ATGACGATCACGCATGACGATAAAGAAAAGATTATCCGCGAGGCGGAAGAGTTCAGCCGTTCCGTGTTGGAGAACGATGCAAGCGGCCACGACTGGTGGCATATACATCGGGTTGTGCAAATGGCGAAGCGGATCGCCCGCGAGGAAGGAGCGGATCCGTTCGTCTGCACGATTGCGGCGCTGCTGCATGATGTGGCGGATGAGAAGCTGAATCCTTCGAAGGAAGAGGGACTGCGGAAGGTTCAGGACTGGCTGGAGGCCAATCTGCCGGAGGAAGAACACCGCGCTCACGTGATGGATATTATCTCGAACATGTCCTACAACGGCGGGAAAAACCCTCCGATGCGCACGCTGGAAGGGAAGATTGTGCAGGATGCCGACCGGCTTGACGCCATTGGGGCTATCTCGATCGCGAGGGCTTTCGTATACGCGGGCTGGAAGGGCACGCCGATCCATGATCCGGCTATTCCGCCCCGCGGCGAGATGACCGCCGAGGAATACCGGAACGGGAAGAGTACGGCGATCAATCATTTTCACGAGAAGCTTCTGAAGCTCAAAGATCTTGTCAATACGGATGCGGCCAGACGGATAGCCGGGGAACGTCACCGCTATATGGAGCAATTCGTAGAACAGTTCTACGAGGAATGGGACGGGAACCGGTAG
- a CDS encoding carboxymuconolactone decarboxylase family protein has product MHRKIDTAHIGPTYGDIAFARYTEDILFGDLWRREELSLRERSLITVAALVAGGHMEQLPYHLQLAKENGLAQEELIEAVTHLAFYAGWPRAASAMDRIRSQQ; this is encoded by the coding sequence ATGCATAGAAAAATCGATACGGCTCATATCGGGCCAACCTATGGCGATATCGCGTTTGCCCGCTATACCGAGGATATCCTATTTGGAGATTTATGGCGGAGGGAAGAACTTTCGCTGCGCGAGCGAAGTTTGATTACCGTAGCGGCTTTGGTGGCTGGAGGGCATATGGAGCAGCTCCCTTATCATCTGCAGCTTGCAAAGGAAAATGGCCTGGCGCAAGAGGAGCTGATCGAAGCGGTTACGCACTTGGCTTTTTATGCGGGATGGCCTAGAGCCGCTTCCGCAATGGACCGTATTCGGTCCCAACAGTAA
- a CDS encoding tautomerase family protein, with the protein MPFIRVSYREDQYKQEELPAISHAIHQALTEYFRVPEDDYFQVFHGHKPGEFYYDPAYLNVSRTDRLLYVQITLKSGRTEEQKRGFYARLAELLPACGVRAEDIFVVLVGTELEDWTFGNGIAQMLERKREVQPDA; encoded by the coding sequence ATGCCTTTTATCCGGGTCAGTTATAGGGAAGATCAATATAAGCAGGAGGAGCTGCCGGCGATCAGCCATGCGATTCATCAGGCGTTAACCGAGTATTTCCGCGTACCGGAGGATGATTATTTTCAGGTGTTTCATGGGCATAAGCCAGGGGAGTTCTATTACGATCCGGCCTATCTGAACGTCTCGCGAACGGACCGGCTGCTCTATGTCCAGATTACCTTGAAGTCCGGACGGACGGAGGAGCAGAAAAGAGGCTTTTATGCCCGGTTGGCAGAGCTTTTGCCAGCGTGCGGAGTGAGAGCGGAGGATATATTTGTCGTGCTTGTTGGCACGGAGCTTGAGGATTGGACGTTTGGGAACGGAATAGCCCAGATGCTTGAACGGAAGAGGGAGGTACAACCCGATGCATAG
- a CDS encoding GNAT family N-acetyltransferase produces MPVEFRIGAPVTAVQVAEVFRSSGIKRPVDDLARIQKMIDNADLILSAWDGEELVGIARAVTDFSYCCYLSDLAVSKTHQRLGIGTELVNRLREHIGEEVALLLLSAPSAMDYYPQIGFNKAENAFLIKRVR; encoded by the coding sequence ATGCCAGTTGAATTCCGCATTGGAGCTCCTGTTACAGCTGTGCAAGTCGCCGAAGTGTTCCGAAGCTCCGGCATCAAACGACCCGTCGATGATCTAGCCCGCATTCAGAAAATGATCGACAACGCCGATCTCATCCTCTCGGCTTGGGATGGCGAAGAACTGGTCGGCATTGCCCGGGCGGTTACCGATTTCTCCTATTGCTGCTATCTCTCCGATCTGGCCGTCAGCAAGACGCATCAACGTCTCGGAATCGGCACGGAGCTGGTGAACCGGCTGCGGGAGCACATAGGCGAAGAGGTTGCCCTTCTTCTGCTGTCCGCGCCATCCGCCATGGATTATTACCCGCAGATCGGCTTTAACAAAGCGGAGAACGCGTTCCTGATTAAGCGGGTAAGATAA